A region from the Agrococcus sp. SL85 genome encodes:
- a CDS encoding FadR/GntR family transcriptional regulator, whose amino-acid sequence MPRPSRTHDAVDRLLDAIIQGTLTAGEQLPPEGHLAVEFGVSRLTMREAVRLLQAQGVIVQVPGSRHRIAPVAEWTGMDAVVRHARSAGERERSSLELLDVRMMIETGAAQLAAAHRTEEHLAQLEATLARMLAQHEAGDVDAFVEADLEFHDVVLHAADNRILVAALLPLTTMLAETRGETSAIPEIREHAIAEHRAVLEAVRGGDPIEARDAMASHMQQTRDDLVGLVHRR is encoded by the coding sequence ATGCCGAGGCCATCGCGCACCCACGACGCCGTCGACCGCCTGCTCGACGCGATCATCCAGGGCACGCTCACGGCAGGGGAGCAGCTGCCGCCGGAGGGCCACCTCGCCGTCGAGTTCGGGGTCTCGCGGCTGACGATGCGCGAGGCCGTGCGGCTGCTGCAGGCGCAGGGCGTCATCGTGCAGGTGCCGGGCAGCCGCCACCGCATCGCCCCCGTCGCGGAGTGGACCGGCATGGACGCCGTCGTCCGCCACGCGCGGAGCGCCGGCGAGCGCGAGCGCTCCTCGCTCGAGCTGCTCGACGTGCGCATGATGATCGAGACGGGCGCGGCGCAGCTCGCTGCCGCGCACCGCACCGAGGAGCATCTCGCGCAGCTCGAGGCGACGCTCGCCCGCATGCTCGCGCAGCACGAGGCGGGCGACGTCGACGCCTTCGTCGAGGCGGACCTCGAGTTCCACGACGTCGTGCTGCACGCAGCCGACAACCGCATCCTGGTCGCCGCGCTCCTGCCGCTCACGACGATGCTCGCCGAGACCCGCGGCGAGACGAGCGCGATCCCGGAGATCCGGGAGCACGCGATCGCCGAGCACCGCGCGGTGCTCGAGGCCGTGCGCGGCGGCGACCCGATCGAGGCGCGCGACGCGATGGCGAGCCACATGCAGCAGACCCGCGACGACCTCGTCGGGCTCGTGCACCGCCGCTGA
- the gyrB gene encoding DNA topoisomerase (ATP-hydrolyzing) subunit B gives MAEHDEAAAQPEQPTEEQAAPAPRGGSAPEVEYGADAIQILEGLEAVRKRPGMYIGSTGPRGLHHLVYEIVDNAVDEALAGHCDDIQVTILPDGGVRVRDNGRGIPVDPHSSDPTKSTVEVVLTVLHAGGKFGGGGYAVSGGLHGVGSSVVNALSTTLDVEVRRQGHVHRQSFSVGVPDGPLVTGEATDETGTTVTFWPSSEIFETVEFDYETLAKRFQQMAFLNKGLRIAIEDLRPEAIVEPDAGDEGAEPAPRSDDFRYEHGLKDYVAYLNESKKADPVHPEIIDFESEDTERRISVEIAMQWTTSYQEGVYTYANTINTHEGGTHEEGFRAALTTLVNKYARSTNLLKEKDENLSGDDVREGLTAIVSVKLGEPQFEGQTKTKLGNTEAKAFVQRVTFEELGHWFESNPQMAKEIVRKAIQAATARIAARKAREQTRRKGLLESGGMPGKLKDCQSKDPAISEIFLVEGNSAGGSAVQGRDPHTQAILPLRGKVLNVEKARLDRALGNAEIQSMITAFGAGLGEDFDPEKARYHKIVLMADADVDGQHITTLLLTLLFRYMRPLIDLGYVYLAAPPLYKIKWTNAEPEYAFSDRERDEMMAQGQAAGRRIPKDNGVQRYKGLGEMNYQELWETTMDPETRILKQVTLDDAAVADAIFATLMGEDVEARRTFIQKNARDVRFLDI, from the coding sequence ATGGCAGAGCACGACGAGGCAGCAGCGCAGCCGGAGCAGCCGACCGAGGAGCAGGCGGCGCCCGCGCCCCGCGGCGGCTCCGCGCCCGAGGTCGAGTACGGCGCCGACGCGATCCAGATCCTCGAGGGCCTCGAGGCCGTGCGCAAGCGCCCCGGCATGTACATCGGCTCCACGGGCCCGCGCGGCCTGCACCACCTGGTCTACGAGATCGTCGACAACGCCGTCGACGAGGCGCTCGCCGGGCACTGCGACGACATCCAGGTGACGATCCTCCCCGACGGCGGCGTGCGCGTGCGCGACAACGGTCGCGGCATCCCCGTCGACCCGCACTCGAGCGACCCGACGAAGTCGACGGTCGAGGTCGTGCTCACCGTGCTGCACGCCGGCGGCAAGTTCGGCGGCGGCGGCTACGCGGTCTCCGGCGGCCTCCACGGCGTCGGCTCCTCGGTCGTGAACGCGCTCTCGACGACCCTCGACGTCGAGGTGCGCCGCCAGGGCCACGTGCACCGCCAGTCCTTCTCGGTGGGCGTGCCCGACGGCCCGCTCGTCACGGGCGAGGCGACCGACGAGACCGGCACGACCGTCACCTTCTGGCCGAGCAGCGAGATCTTCGAGACGGTCGAGTTCGACTACGAGACCCTCGCGAAGCGCTTCCAGCAGATGGCCTTCCTCAACAAGGGCCTGCGCATCGCCATCGAGGACCTCCGGCCCGAGGCGATCGTCGAGCCCGACGCCGGTGACGAGGGTGCCGAGCCCGCGCCCCGCTCCGACGACTTCCGGTACGAGCACGGCCTCAAGGACTACGTCGCCTACCTCAACGAGTCGAAGAAGGCCGACCCGGTGCACCCGGAGATCATCGACTTCGAGTCCGAGGACACCGAGCGGCGCATCTCGGTCGAGATCGCGATGCAGTGGACGACCTCGTACCAGGAGGGCGTCTACACCTACGCGAACACCATCAACACGCACGAGGGCGGCACGCACGAGGAGGGCTTCCGCGCGGCGCTCACGACGCTCGTGAACAAGTACGCCCGGTCGACGAACCTCCTCAAGGAGAAGGACGAGAACCTCTCGGGCGACGACGTGCGCGAGGGCCTCACCGCGATCGTCTCCGTGAAGCTCGGCGAGCCGCAGTTCGAGGGCCAGACGAAGACGAAGCTCGGCAACACGGAGGCCAAGGCCTTCGTGCAGCGCGTCACCTTCGAGGAGCTCGGCCACTGGTTCGAGTCGAACCCGCAGATGGCGAAGGAGATCGTGCGGAAGGCCATCCAGGCCGCCACCGCGCGCATCGCGGCCCGCAAGGCGCGCGAGCAGACCCGCCGCAAGGGCCTGCTGGAGTCGGGCGGCATGCCCGGCAAGCTCAAGGACTGCCAGTCGAAGGACCCGGCGATCTCCGAGATCTTCCTCGTCGAGGGCAACTCGGCTGGCGGCTCCGCGGTGCAGGGCCGCGACCCGCACACGCAGGCGATCCTGCCGCTGCGCGGCAAGGTGCTGAACGTCGAGAAGGCGCGCCTCGACCGCGCGCTCGGCAACGCCGAGATCCAGTCGATGATCACCGCCTTCGGCGCGGGCCTCGGCGAGGACTTCGACCCCGAGAAGGCCCGGTACCACAAGATCGTGCTCATGGCCGATGCCGACGTCGACGGCCAGCACATCACGACGCTCCTGCTGACGCTGCTCTTCCGCTACATGCGCCCGCTCATCGACCTCGGCTACGTCTACCTCGCCGCGCCGCCGCTCTACAAGATCAAGTGGACGAACGCCGAGCCCGAGTACGCGTTCAGCGACCGCGAGCGCGACGAGATGATGGCGCAGGGCCAGGCGGCGGGGCGCCGCATCCCGAAGGACAACGGCGTGCAGCGCTACAAGGGCCTCGGCGAGATGAACTACCAGGAGCTGTGGGAGACCACCATGGATCCCGAGACGCGCATCCTGAAGCAGGTCACCCTCGACGACGCCGCCGTGGCCGACGCGATCTTCGCGACGCTCATGGGCGAGGACGTCGAGGCGCGACGCACCTTCATCCAGAAGAACGCCCGCGACGTCCGCTTCCTGGACATCTGA
- a CDS encoding NAD(P)-dependent oxidoreductase, whose translation MTSTVAVIGLGAMGLPMASRLAEQFDVIGFDIAEARLALAAEQGVRPAGSAVEAAADAEVVLVAVRTGEQLESLLFGEQPLAEHLRPGAAVLLTSTVGTRGIAELAARLEAIGAHLVDAPLSGGPLRAGQGDLLIVVGATEAALAISRPVLEQLASTLTVVGDRPGDGQALKTVNQLLCGVHIAAAAEALALADALGLDRERTLEALQAGAAGSFMLGNRGPRALQAYDEDGAEVLSRLDIFVKDLGIVGDAARAHHLSTPVAAAAEQLFLIGEAAGLGELDDSAVIRVVAPRRAKER comes from the coding sequence ATGACCAGCACCGTCGCCGTCATCGGGCTCGGCGCCATGGGGCTCCCCATGGCGTCCCGCCTGGCCGAGCAGTTCGACGTGATCGGCTTCGACATCGCCGAGGCGCGCCTCGCGCTCGCCGCCGAGCAGGGCGTGCGCCCCGCCGGGAGCGCTGTCGAGGCCGCGGCCGACGCGGAGGTCGTGCTCGTCGCCGTGCGCACCGGCGAGCAGCTCGAGTCGCTGCTCTTCGGCGAGCAGCCGCTCGCCGAGCACCTGCGCCCCGGCGCCGCCGTCCTGCTCACGAGCACCGTCGGCACCCGCGGCATCGCCGAGCTCGCCGCGCGCCTCGAGGCGATCGGCGCGCACCTCGTCGACGCCCCGCTCTCCGGCGGGCCGCTCCGCGCCGGCCAGGGCGACCTGCTCATCGTGGTCGGCGCGACCGAGGCCGCGCTCGCGATCTCGCGCCCCGTGCTCGAGCAGCTCGCCTCCACCCTCACCGTCGTCGGCGACCGCCCGGGCGACGGCCAGGCGCTCAAGACCGTGAACCAGCTGCTGTGCGGCGTCCACATCGCCGCCGCCGCCGAGGCGCTCGCGCTCGCCGACGCGCTCGGCCTCGACCGCGAGCGCACGCTCGAGGCGCTCCAGGCGGGGGCCGCAGGCTCGTTCATGCTCGGCAACCGCGGACCGCGGGCGCTGCAGGCCTACGACGAGGACGGCGCCGAGGTGCTCAGCCGCCTCGACATCTTCGTGAAGGACCTCGGCATCGTCGGCGACGCCGCGCGCGCCCACCACCTCTCGACCCCCGTCGCCGCGGCGGCCGAGCAGCTCTTCCTCATCGGCGAGGCCGCGGGCCTCGGCGAGCTCGACGACTCGGCGGTCATCCGGGTCGTCGCCCCCCGACGCGCGAAGGAGCGCTGA
- a CDS encoding GntP family transporter, translating to MELPLPALIAIGLGGIALLLVLVITLKMQAFYALILTAIVVGIVAGLPLSTIPATETEPERLGVIQAIIAGVGGTLGSVAVLVALGSMLGKIIEISGGADALAGKFTGWLGPKRVGVALTAAAAILAIPVFFDAGFIILIPIVYAFSKAAGLSPMKFGLPIAGIMLAVHVAVPPHPGIVGGATILGADIGWITILSLFISIPLAVVSYVVAKRFNRSEYPMLAATKQMFDEFGSEQGPRTGTLSEGERAPSAWTILAIIILPLALIMVGTTIAPALPEGSFERGLLGMIGQPIFALMVAIAAAMILLGARRGWSREKLGEVMESALPAAAVIILVTGAGGAFGRILTETGIGGAVAEVLAGTGMPILLAAFLIALIMRAAQGSATVAITTASGLLLPTVAALGLGPIQLALVALAIGYGALGLSHVNDSGFWIVTRYLGLSVKDGLRTWTPLTTILGVVGFLIVVAISLVVPVGA from the coding sequence ATGGAACTGCCCCTCCCCGCCCTCATCGCGATCGGCCTGGGCGGCATCGCGCTGCTGCTGGTGCTCGTCATCACGCTCAAGATGCAGGCGTTCTACGCCCTCATCCTCACGGCCATCGTCGTCGGCATCGTCGCCGGCCTGCCGCTCTCGACGATCCCCGCCACCGAGACCGAGCCGGAGCGGCTCGGCGTCATCCAGGCGATCATCGCCGGCGTCGGGGGCACCCTGGGATCGGTCGCGGTGCTCGTCGCCCTCGGGTCGATGCTGGGCAAGATCATCGAGATCTCGGGCGGCGCCGACGCGCTCGCCGGGAAGTTCACCGGCTGGCTCGGCCCGAAGCGCGTGGGCGTGGCCCTCACGGCGGCCGCCGCGATCCTGGCCATCCCCGTCTTCTTCGACGCGGGCTTCATCATCCTCATCCCCATCGTCTACGCCTTCTCGAAGGCGGCCGGCCTCAGCCCCATGAAGTTCGGCCTGCCGATCGCCGGCATCATGCTCGCGGTGCACGTGGCCGTGCCGCCGCACCCCGGCATCGTCGGCGGCGCCACGATCCTCGGCGCCGACATCGGCTGGATCACGATCCTCTCGCTGTTCATCTCGATCCCGCTCGCCGTCGTCTCGTACGTCGTGGCGAAGCGCTTCAACCGCAGCGAGTACCCGATGCTGGCGGCGACGAAGCAGATGTTCGACGAGTTCGGCTCCGAGCAGGGCCCGCGCACCGGCACCCTCTCGGAGGGCGAGCGCGCCCCGAGCGCCTGGACGATCCTGGCGATCATCATCCTGCCGCTCGCCCTCATCATGGTCGGCACGACGATCGCGCCCGCACTGCCCGAGGGCAGCTTCGAGCGCGGCCTCCTCGGCATGATCGGCCAGCCGATCTTCGCCCTCATGGTCGCGATCGCCGCGGCGATGATCCTCCTCGGCGCCCGCCGCGGCTGGTCGCGCGAGAAGCTCGGCGAGGTCATGGAGTCGGCGCTCCCCGCGGCCGCCGTCATCATCCTCGTCACGGGAGCCGGCGGCGCCTTCGGCCGCATCCTCACCGAGACGGGCATCGGCGGCGCGGTCGCCGAGGTGCTCGCGGGCACCGGCATGCCGATCCTCCTCGCAGCCTTCCTCATCGCGCTCATCATGCGCGCGGCGCAGGGCTCGGCGACCGTCGCGATCACGACGGCCTCGGGCCTGCTGCTGCCGACGGTCGCGGCGCTCGGGCTCGGGCCGATCCAGCTCGCGCTCGTCGCGCTCGCGATCGGCTACGGCGCGCTGGGCCTCAGCCACGTCAACGACTCGGGCTTCTGGATCGTCACGCGGTACCTCGGCCTCTCGGTCAAGGACGGCCTGCGCACCTGGACGCCCCTCACGACGATCCTCGGCGTGGTCGGCTTCCTCATCGTGGTGGCGATCTCGCTCGTCGTGCCCGTCGGCGCATAG
- the gyrA gene encoding DNA gyrase subunit A, with amino-acid sequence MTDTNTPDEPQERTGIEQVDLQLEMQRSYLDYAMSVIVGRALPEVRDGLKPVHRRVLYAMYDGGYRPDKAFSKCSRVVGDVMGQFHPHGDSAIYDALVRLVQPWSLRYPLALGQGNFGSAGDDEAAAPRYTETKMSQLAMEMVRDIDEDTVDFQDNYDGRTQEPSVLPARFPNLLVNGSVGIAVGMATNIPPHNLREVADGAIWHLQHPDATKEELQAALLQRIHGPDFPTGAQILGTKGIQDAYRTGRGSITMRAVVTVEEIQGRTALVVTELPYQVNPDRLAVRIAELVKDGKLQGIANLEDQTSGRTGQRLVITLKRDAVAKVVLNNLYKHTQLQENFGANMLAIVDGVPRTLSVDGFITNWAEHQVEVIVRRTQYRLAQAEERMHILRGYLKALDALDEVIALIRRSSTTEAARDGLIELLEIDEQQARAILELQLRRLAALERQKIHDEATELEARIADYRDIIASPDRQRSIIVDELTEIVDKHGDDRRTQILHGFDGDVSIEDLIPEEQVVVSLTHGGYIKRTRIDQYRAQHRGGKGVRGAQLRSDDVVDHFDITSTHDWLLFFTNLGRVYRMKAYEIAEAGRDAKGQHVANLLAMQPEEQVQTVLRLRTYDQADYLVLATQQGQVKKTRLELYDTNRTGGIIAINLAEGDRLISAMLADADDQILVVTKQGRAARFEATDAALRPMGRATGGVRGIRLREDDEALAAMVIGDEGYVFVVTEQGFGKKTAVDQYPSKGRGTQGVLTFSSDHDRGVLVGATIVHDGDELLLIRASGKVIRSSVDEVEARGRTTMGVQFAERSEKDLVISIARNVEQEVEEEVAAAVEGAADAPGAIVDATDAPASDAETGTDSGTEGTDA; translated from the coding sequence ATGACTGACACGAACACCCCCGACGAGCCCCAGGAGCGCACCGGCATCGAGCAGGTCGACCTGCAGCTCGAGATGCAGCGCTCGTACCTCGACTACGCGATGAGCGTGATCGTCGGCCGCGCCCTGCCCGAGGTCCGCGACGGCCTGAAGCCCGTGCACCGCCGCGTGCTCTACGCGATGTACGACGGCGGCTACCGCCCGGACAAGGCGTTCTCGAAGTGCTCGCGCGTCGTCGGCGACGTCATGGGCCAGTTCCACCCGCACGGCGACTCCGCCATCTACGACGCGCTCGTGCGCCTCGTGCAGCCGTGGAGCCTCCGCTACCCGCTCGCGCTCGGCCAGGGCAACTTCGGCTCGGCCGGCGACGACGAGGCCGCCGCCCCGCGGTACACCGAGACGAAGATGTCGCAGCTCGCCATGGAGATGGTGCGCGACATCGACGAGGACACCGTCGACTTCCAGGACAACTACGACGGCCGCACCCAGGAGCCCTCGGTGCTGCCCGCGCGGTTCCCGAACCTGCTCGTCAACGGCTCCGTCGGCATCGCCGTCGGCATGGCCACGAACATCCCGCCGCACAACCTCCGCGAGGTCGCCGACGGCGCCATCTGGCACCTGCAGCACCCCGATGCCACGAAGGAGGAGCTGCAGGCGGCGCTCCTCCAGCGCATCCACGGCCCCGACTTCCCGACGGGCGCGCAGATCCTCGGCACGAAGGGCATCCAGGACGCGTACCGCACGGGCCGCGGCTCGATCACGATGCGCGCCGTGGTCACGGTCGAGGAGATCCAGGGCCGCACCGCGCTCGTCGTCACCGAGCTGCCGTACCAGGTGAACCCCGACCGCCTCGCGGTCCGCATCGCCGAGCTCGTCAAGGACGGCAAGCTGCAGGGCATCGCGAACCTCGAGGACCAGACCTCGGGCCGCACCGGCCAGCGCCTCGTCATCACGCTGAAGCGCGACGCGGTCGCGAAGGTCGTGCTGAACAACCTCTACAAGCACACGCAGCTGCAGGAGAACTTCGGCGCGAACATGCTGGCGATCGTCGACGGCGTGCCCCGCACGCTCTCGGTCGACGGCTTCATCACGAACTGGGCCGAGCACCAGGTCGAGGTCATCGTGCGCCGCACGCAGTACCGCCTCGCGCAGGCGGAGGAGCGGATGCACATCCTGCGCGGCTACCTCAAGGCGCTCGACGCGCTCGACGAGGTCATCGCGCTCATCCGCCGCTCGTCGACGACCGAGGCGGCGCGCGACGGCCTCATCGAGCTGCTCGAGATCGACGAGCAGCAGGCCCGCGCGATCCTCGAGCTGCAGCTGCGCCGCCTCGCGGCGCTCGAGCGCCAGAAGATCCACGACGAGGCCACCGAGCTCGAGGCGCGCATCGCCGACTACCGCGACATCATCGCGAGCCCCGACCGCCAGCGGTCGATCATCGTCGACGAGCTCACCGAGATCGTCGACAAGCACGGCGACGACCGGCGCACGCAGATCCTGCACGGCTTCGACGGCGACGTCTCGATCGAGGACCTCATCCCCGAGGAGCAGGTGGTCGTCAGCCTCACGCACGGCGGCTACATCAAGCGCACCCGCATCGACCAGTACCGCGCGCAGCACCGCGGCGGCAAGGGCGTGCGCGGGGCGCAGCTGCGCAGCGACGACGTCGTCGACCACTTCGACATCACCTCCACGCACGACTGGCTGCTGTTCTTCACGAACCTCGGCCGCGTCTACCGCATGAAGGCGTACGAGATCGCCGAGGCCGGCCGCGACGCCAAGGGCCAGCACGTGGCGAACCTGCTCGCGATGCAGCCGGAGGAGCAGGTGCAGACGGTGCTCCGCCTGCGCACCTACGACCAGGCCGACTACCTGGTGCTCGCCACGCAGCAGGGCCAGGTGAAGAAGACGCGCCTCGAGCTGTACGACACGAACCGCACGGGCGGCATCATCGCGATCAACCTCGCCGAGGGCGACCGCCTGATCTCGGCGATGCTCGCCGACGCCGACGACCAGATCCTCGTGGTCACGAAGCAGGGCCGCGCGGCCCGCTTCGAGGCGACCGACGCGGCGCTGCGTCCCATGGGTCGCGCGACGGGCGGCGTGCGGGGCATCCGCCTGCGCGAGGACGACGAGGCGCTCGCCGCCATGGTCATCGGCGACGAGGGCTACGTGTTCGTCGTCACCGAGCAGGGCTTCGGCAAGAAGACCGCCGTCGACCAGTACCCCTCGAAGGGCCGCGGCACGCAGGGCGTGCTGACGTTCTCCTCCGACCACGACCGCGGCGTGCTCGTGGGCGCGACGATCGTGCACGACGGCGACGAGCTGCTGCTCATCCGCGCCTCCGGCAAGGTCATCCGCTCGAGCGTCGACGAGGTCGAGGCGCGCGGCCGCACCACGATGGGGGTGCAGTTCGCCGAGCGCAGCGAGAAGGACCTCGTCATCTCGATCGCGCGCAACGTCGAGCAGGAGGTCGAGGAGGAGGTCGCGGCCGCCGTCGAGGGCGCGGCCGATGCCCCTGGCGCTATCGTGGACGCCACGGATGCTCCCGCGTCCGACGCCGAGACCGGCACCGACTCCGGCACCGAGGGGACCGACGCATGA
- a CDS encoding DUF3566 domain-containing protein yields the protein MTSIAEKLQSKAPRRSGSGKQVRLRLVHIDFWSAMKVSAILGLVLGIVQLVVTFVMWTLLQVVGLFGKIDEVLQDILSQPEFAITSILSLPQVMMFTLLVAVLNFVVITVLGAVIAVLYNLSVRVTGGLQVGFANQ from the coding sequence ATGACCAGCATCGCCGAGAAGCTGCAGAGCAAGGCCCCGCGCCGCTCCGGCTCGGGCAAGCAGGTGCGCCTGCGCCTCGTGCACATCGACTTCTGGTCGGCCATGAAGGTGTCGGCGATCCTGGGCCTCGTGCTCGGCATCGTGCAGCTCGTGGTGACCTTCGTCATGTGGACGCTGCTGCAGGTCGTCGGCCTGTTCGGCAAGATCGACGAGGTGCTGCAGGACATCCTGTCGCAGCCCGAGTTCGCGATCACGTCGATCCTGTCGCTGCCGCAGGTCATGATGTTCACGCTGCTCGTGGCGGTGCTGAACTTCGTCGTCATCACGGTGCTCGGCGCCGTGATCGCCGTGCTCTACAACCTGTCGGTGCGGGTCACCGGCGGGCTGCAGGTCGGCTTCGCCAACCAGTAG
- a CDS encoding four-carbon acid sugar kinase family protein, producing the protein MHVDLLLADAPAPIEVPAERVRAAMDPASVLVVLDDDPTGTQSVAGLPVLTRWEREDLDWAMAQDAPALYVLTNTRSLDQTAAEQRNREIVAVALDAAEARGRRVTFVSRSDSTLRGHFPLETDVLTEAIVARGHAAPHLVVLVPAFPDAGRITVDAVHHWVVDGEATPVGETPFAQDATFGFRSSDLRDWVAEKTGGRIAREAVHSLALTTIRRGPEAVADELRTLPAGTVVAVDVVDEHDMRAVAIALHELDREGLGALLRVGPPYPRAHIGQEVPDVVRPEDLDLRAERGGLVVVGSHVPLTTAQLAALREARPATATIELDARSMIDERREAHLDAQARAVADAIEAGTVIVHTSRELITGADGDASLDIARRVSSGIVELVARVLELAPPRFVIAKGGITSSDVASEALRIRRAQVVGPMLPGIVSLWQPEAGPAVGIPYIVFAGNVGDTDSLAAVVQTLAGDDDPAAG; encoded by the coding sequence GTGCACGTCGACCTGCTGCTCGCAGACGCACCCGCCCCCATCGAGGTCCCCGCCGAGCGCGTGCGCGCCGCGATGGATCCGGCCTCCGTGCTCGTCGTGCTCGACGACGACCCCACCGGCACGCAGTCGGTCGCGGGCCTGCCGGTGCTCACGCGCTGGGAGCGCGAGGACCTCGACTGGGCGATGGCGCAGGACGCCCCCGCCCTCTACGTGCTCACGAACACCCGGTCGCTCGACCAGACCGCCGCCGAGCAGCGCAACCGCGAGATCGTCGCCGTCGCGCTCGACGCCGCCGAGGCGCGCGGCAGGCGCGTGACCTTCGTCTCGCGCAGCGACTCGACCCTCCGCGGCCACTTCCCGCTCGAGACCGACGTGCTGACCGAGGCCATCGTCGCGCGCGGTCACGCGGCGCCGCACCTCGTGGTGCTCGTGCCGGCCTTCCCGGACGCCGGCCGCATCACGGTCGACGCCGTGCACCACTGGGTGGTCGACGGCGAGGCGACGCCCGTGGGCGAGACGCCCTTCGCGCAGGACGCGACCTTCGGCTTCCGCTCGAGCGACCTGCGCGACTGGGTGGCGGAGAAGACCGGCGGCAGGATCGCCCGCGAGGCCGTCCACTCGCTCGCGCTCACGACCATCCGCCGCGGCCCCGAGGCCGTCGCCGACGAGCTGCGGACGCTGCCCGCCGGCACGGTCGTGGCGGTCGACGTCGTCGACGAGCACGACATGCGCGCCGTCGCGATCGCCCTGCACGAGCTCGACCGCGAGGGCCTCGGCGCGCTGCTGCGCGTCGGCCCGCCCTACCCCCGCGCCCACATCGGGCAGGAGGTGCCCGACGTGGTGCGCCCGGAGGACCTCGACCTCCGCGCCGAGCGCGGCGGCCTCGTCGTCGTCGGCAGCCACGTGCCCCTCACCACCGCCCAGCTCGCCGCGCTCCGCGAGGCCCGGCCCGCGACCGCCACGATCGAGCTCGACGCGCGCAGCATGATCGACGAGCGCCGGGAGGCGCACCTCGACGCGCAGGCTCGTGCGGTCGCCGACGCGATCGAGGCCGGCACGGTGATCGTGCACACGAGCCGCGAGCTCATCACCGGCGCCGACGGCGACGCGAGCCTCGACATCGCCCGCCGCGTCTCGAGCGGCATCGTCGAGCTCGTCGCGCGCGTGCTCGAGCTCGCACCGCCCCGCTTCGTCATCGCGAAGGGCGGGATCACCTCGAGCGACGTCGCCTCGGAGGCCCTGCGCATCCGACGCGCGCAGGTCGTCGGTCCCATGCTGCCCGGCATCGTCTCGCTCTGGCAGCCGGAGGCGGGCCCCGCGGTCGGCATCCCCTACATCGTCTTCGCCGGCAACGTCGGCGACACCGACTCCCTCGCCGCCGTCGTGCAGACCCTCGCGGGCGACGACGACCCCGCGGCCGGCTGA